One Deltaproteobacteria bacterium genomic window, GATGTTTGAATACGGTGCGCAACCAAATCGGATTCGTTCTGGTCAAGTTGGATCAAGCAATTTCAACAAAAAACGAAAACTCAAAAAGCCATCCCCGACCGCATTGGCTCGGAAAGGGTGGCTTAAGAAACCGCATGTTCAAGTAAGCGGGGACAAAACTGAAGGGCTGATGTTAAAGGAACCAAAAACTTGTCCCGTACCCTCGCCTGTTTTTCTAGTACGGAGTTGAACGCGCTGGGGAGCGGCATGGATCCAAGGCACACTTCTTTCGCAACATTCCTTTTCTAAAGTTTTCAGGACGGCGTACAGCAGCGTTCTTCTTTGGAATGGGGTCGGGAACAACCATGGAGACGACCTACACACTGCTTCGTCTATCCTCCCACAGGAACCACAGAAATCCATTTCAAATTTTACCAAAAATCACAAGAAGTTAGATGACCTGTTCACCTGCAGGGGCACCTAACTTCTTGTCATGTTCTACATCCTTTGTCAAGGCAAAAACTGCTTTGAATCCACCTAAAAATCCAATATCGTCAAATACTAGTGCTGTATACAGAACGACCGCTTTTCTAAGTCGAACGGGGTACGGACAAGTTGTCGTTACTTTAGAACCGATCCGGAAGATGCTGGGGAATCAGCCGGCGTCGAGCACACTGCAAGAAGTATCGATCGGTCATTCCGGCGATGAAGTCACGCACGACCTCCTCATGTGAGTGCGTATCTACATAGTCTCGCTGCATCTGGTCAAGATAATCCAGAAAGATCTCGCTGTCCGTGCGTTCCAGACGGAGATCTTCCAGAAAGCCTGTAAACAGCTCAGCGTAGAGTCTGGCGATTTTGGGGCGCTCCGTTTTGATGAGCGGATTCGAATAGATGTGTTCGCGATTGAAATTAAGGAGTTCGCCAAGCGCGTGGACCATCCCTTCGCTCAAACAGAGCGTGTCCCGATCGAGACTGCTTTCGGCGACGTCTTCCACGAGTCGATACACAATGGTGCCGTTGGAGCGGCCCAGCGTTTTCACCACATTCGGCGGGATTTGCTCGGGCCGGACGAGGTTCAGTCGCATGGCGTCTTCCAGATCCCGCCCGACATAGGAGATTACATCGGCAATGCGGACCACGGCTCCTTCCAAGGTACCGGGAAGAGGCTCCAGGTTGCGGTCTTCCTGTTTGCGCGCTAGATCCCGATCCAGCTCTTCGAATCGGGATCTATGGACGGGTTTTATCGACGACAATAGCCTCTCGCCGTCGTGACAGAAAATGCCGTCCAGCACCTGCAGCGACAGATTCAGTCCTTTCCCGCCCGATTCGATCTGTTCCAGGAACCGAACACTCTGAATGCTGTGCTGATAAGAGGGCATTCCATGCTCCCGGCACAATGCATCAAGGATTTCCTCGCCGTCATGGCCGAATGGCGGATGCCCGATGTCGTGACCCAGGGCGATGGCTTCTATCAGATCTTCGTTGAGACGGAGAAGCCTCCCTACCGTTCGCGCGATCTTGGACAACAGTTGCACGTGGAGCACGCGATGCGTAATGTGATCATTCCGAATCAGATAGAACACTTGGGTCTTGTCGATGTATCGGGCATAGGAAAGCGAGTGGAGTACTCGATCCACGTCGATGGCGAATTGAAGCCGATGACCATGGAGCGCCTTCGGGTCAGGATTTCTCCGCAGCGCGAATCGGCTGCGGGCGGCATGAGGACTGAGCCACAGGTCTTCCCGTTCTTCAAGTTTTTTTCGAACGTTATCTAAAGGCGAATGACACAACGTATCGGACACGCTGAACCTCGGTCGGAATCTTTTGGAAGCGTACGTTGCAGCGGATGCTTCGAAGGTCATAATACCAAAACCCTGTTGAAATACAACATACCCTCACCCCTTTCTCTCTGGGAGTGAAGGCAAATGATCCGTCTCCGGTAAACGGAGAAGCAACGACCGTGACATACGGATCATCCGGCCGGACCTCCTTCCCGTACTGGAGCAAAGGGGTCGCAGGGATATTCCTTAATTTTTCGACGTGCTTATGGCATGATAACCTTGTTTCCTTGGGAAAAGACGCTTCGAAGGCCTGAAGGCTGGATTTTCACGATTCGAACAGGTAGACCGGAAGCAAACCGAGGCTGGACGCTTCCGGTCTCCGAATGAGGGAAGGTAACGAGTTATGATCGAGTGGAACCCCGTTCTCGTCGTGTTCCTATCCGTGTATGTGTTTCAGAGCGTGTTTGATCTTTGGCTCGAGAAGTTGAATCGCGATCATTTGAGGAAGTGGGGTGACCGGGCGCCCGATTCTTTCCGCACGGTGCTTGACGCAGAAAAGCTCGGGAAGATGCGCGCTTATACGATCGAGAACAGCAACTTCGATAGCTTTCAAACCCTGATCTCCGACGGCTTGCTGATTGCCATGATTGTGTTCGGGTTTTTTCCGGGCATCGAGCGTCCCATACAGGAGTGGGGCTTGACCCTTATACCGGCAGGGCTGATCTTCATGCTGGCGGCCGGGACGGTTTCCTTCCTCATCCATCTGCCTTTCGATTATGCTCACACGTTCGGGATCGAACAGA contains:
- a CDS encoding HD domain-containing protein, coding for MTFEASAATYASKRFRPRFSVSDTLCHSPLDNVRKKLEEREDLWLSPHAARSRFALRRNPDPKALHGHRLQFAIDVDRVLHSLSYARYIDKTQVFYLIRNDHITHRVLHVQLLSKIARTVGRLLRLNEDLIEAIALGHDIGHPPFGHDGEEILDALCREHGMPSYQHSIQSVRFLEQIESGGKGLNLSLQVLDGIFCHDGERLLSSIKPVHRSRFEELDRDLARKQEDRNLEPLPGTLEGAVVRIADVISYVGRDLEDAMRLNLVRPEQIPPNVVKTLGRSNGTIVYRLVEDVAESSLDRDTLCLSEGMVHALGELLNFNREHIYSNPLIKTERPKIARLYAELFTGFLEDLRLERTDSEIFLDYLDQMQRDYVDTHSHEEVVRDFIAGMTDRYFLQCARRRLIPQHLPDRF